One Pseudomonas rhizophila DNA window includes the following coding sequences:
- a CDS encoding PA0069 family radical SAM protein, with translation MSISLPPRGRGTATNPHNRFAPSRSVVEDDGWYQEVPPTQGTEVRIETAKTIITRNTSPDLPFDRSINPYRGCEHGCIYCYARPSHAYWDMSPGLDFETRLIAKTNAADVLEEQLSRRGYQCAPINLGSNTDPYQPIEREHRITRRILEVLLRYRHPVTIVTKGSLILRDLDLLTELAQQRLVKVMISLTTLDDELKRILEPRAAAPKARLRAIKVMREAGIPVGVLCSPMIPMINDSEIENLLAEAHAAGAQSASYIMLRLPLEVAPLFEEWLQAHYPQRAAHVLSLVRQSRGGELYDSRFGSRMRGEGPFADLLAQRFAKALKRLGLERRDGYNLDCDAFCPPGRQMSLI, from the coding sequence ATGTCCATCTCTCTTCCGCCCCGTGGCCGTGGCACCGCCACCAACCCACACAACCGCTTCGCCCCGAGTCGCTCGGTGGTCGAAGATGATGGCTGGTATCAGGAAGTACCGCCGACCCAAGGCACCGAAGTGCGGATCGAAACGGCCAAGACCATCATCACCCGCAACACCTCGCCGGATCTGCCTTTCGACCGCTCCATCAATCCATACCGGGGCTGTGAACATGGCTGTATCTACTGCTATGCGCGGCCCAGCCACGCTTACTGGGACATGTCGCCCGGGCTGGATTTCGAAACCAGACTGATCGCCAAGACCAATGCCGCCGACGTACTGGAGGAACAGCTGTCCAGGCGTGGCTATCAATGCGCCCCAATCAACCTGGGCTCCAATACCGACCCTTACCAGCCGATCGAACGCGAGCATCGCATTACGCGCCGGATTCTCGAAGTGCTGTTGCGCTACCGTCATCCGGTGACCATCGTCACCAAAGGCTCGCTGATTCTGCGCGACCTGGACCTGCTGACCGAGCTGGCGCAACAGCGCCTGGTAAAGGTCATGATCAGCCTCACCACCCTGGACGATGAACTCAAGCGCATCCTCGAACCGCGCGCGGCGGCGCCCAAGGCGCGGTTGCGGGCGATCAAGGTCATGCGCGAGGCGGGCATTCCCGTGGGAGTGCTGTGTTCGCCGATGATCCCAATGATCAACGACAGCGAGATCGAAAATCTGCTGGCCGAGGCCCACGCCGCCGGCGCGCAGAGTGCTTCCTACATCATGTTGCGTCTGCCATTGGAGGTCGCGCCGCTGTTTGAAGAATGGCTGCAGGCGCACTACCCGCAACGCGCCGCTCATGTGCTGAGCCTGGTTCGCCAGAGCCGTGGCGGCGAACTGTATGACAGCCGCTTCGGTTCTCGGATGCGTGGCGAAGGCCCGTTCGCCGACCTGCTGGCCCAGCGTTTCGCCAAGGCGCTCAAGCGTCTGGGGCTTGAGCGCCGGGACGGTTACAATCTGGATTGCGACGCCTTTTGTCCGCCGGGCCGACAGATGTCCTTGATTTGA
- a CDS encoding tyrosine-protein phosphatase gives MFKLYSRSLLLSLFLVFAESQALAADLGEARSSEWAQPVEKRYNLYQMLPALYRSALPDADALPLLTRLNIGTVITFLPDSDASWLSTPGVKQVQLPYRTNHVDDSDILAALRAIQAAETDGPVLMHCKHGSDRTGLVAAMYRVVVQGWSKEEALNEMTEGGFGNNPHFKDGVRYMMRADVEKLRVALANGDCSTSVFALCSLQSWVGSVITTRQPDPQVIRPSP, from the coding sequence ATGTTCAAACTCTATTCCCGCTCGCTCCTCCTGTCCTTGTTCCTGGTCTTTGCCGAGTCCCAAGCCCTGGCGGCCGATCTGGGCGAGGCAAGGTCTTCCGAATGGGCCCAGCCGGTGGAAAAGCGCTACAACCTTTATCAAATGTTGCCGGCGCTTTACCGCAGCGCCTTGCCGGACGCTGATGCCTTGCCTCTGCTGACGAGGCTCAACATCGGCACAGTCATCACATTTCTGCCGGATTCGGACGCCAGTTGGTTATCCACACCCGGCGTCAAGCAAGTGCAGTTGCCTTATCGCACCAATCATGTGGACGACAGCGACATCCTCGCTGCCTTGCGCGCCATTCAGGCTGCCGAAACCGATGGCCCGGTATTGATGCACTGCAAGCATGGTTCGGACCGCACCGGGTTGGTGGCGGCCATGTACAGGGTGGTCGTACAGGGCTGGAGCAAAGAGGAGGCCTTGAACGAGATGACTGAAGGCGGCTTCGGCAACAACCCGCACTTCAAGGACGGGGTTCGTTACATGATGCGGGCCGATGTTGAGAAGCTCCGTGTTGCGCTGGCCAACGGCGACTGCAGTACCAGCGTTTTTGCTCTTTGCTCGCTGCAAAGCTGGGTCGGTTCCGTCATCACGACTCGTCAGCCCGACCCACAGGTTATTCGCCCTTCACCCTGA
- a CDS encoding M3 family metallopeptidase: MPDNDNPLLQAYDLPPFAQIQAKHFSPALDRILAESRDQVADIIKTQTPFPTWDDLVLAMDEIHARLKGFDDLLDLLASTRPGDDWAQASLDCSERVHDFQSALRHNRQLFQLYDRLANSEIARHFEPPRKRVLEKALRQFRQHGLAHTAPSDLKALQQRIQQGRELFLDQLHKANKAWSKAFDDEAQLSGLAPQFKQQLAKQAREAGRTGWLLTLSDASFGIVTSYADNRLLRKEVYLAYSTRASDQGPDAGRFDNSEVLRRLLEDRRRYATLLGYSNFAQMVIEPEQAESPEQVMGFLRDQLEQQQDLFARDAEQLRAFARRQGFTELQPWDYPYLVEKLRQHTAGISKLALSAWFELESTFSQLLLIAKDLFGVDILERADAATWHPDVRLFEVREWDQTIGYIYFDPFEDANRDGYPNTTTLRNRRITAEGRPRHPIAVLHGWLARSSDASPVLLDHLQLRILFHEFGHCLHHVLTRAEYRDVSGITELSRDTSEFAGVLLEQWCFTRQCLVRLSKHYQTGAAMPGAVADQLLTFANTQASWETASLLRNALFDMELHLTHGDGRTAQQVFDQASAQVGHLPAWGSERWPNGLDYMVTGYAARIYAYAWSKALAITAFQRFEQEGLFNGTTGRALRETIFGPGDSRPLAESVAAFAGMSAVRVKGE, encoded by the coding sequence ATGCCCGACAATGACAATCCGCTGTTGCAGGCCTATGACCTGCCCCCCTTTGCGCAGATCCAAGCCAAACATTTTTCACCGGCCCTCGACCGGATCCTTGCCGAGAGCCGCGATCAAGTCGCCGACATCATCAAGACTCAGACTCCTTTCCCCACCTGGGACGACCTGGTGTTGGCCATGGACGAGATTCACGCCCGCTTGAAGGGTTTCGACGACCTGCTGGATCTGCTGGCGTCCACCCGGCCAGGAGACGACTGGGCCCAGGCTTCGCTCGACTGCAGCGAACGGGTGCACGATTTCCAGAGCGCGCTGAGACACAATCGCCAATTGTTCCAACTCTATGATCGCTTGGCCAACAGCGAGATTGCCAGGCACTTCGAACCGCCTCGTAAAAGAGTTCTGGAGAAGGCCCTGCGCCAGTTTCGCCAGCACGGGTTGGCCCATACCGCACCGTCAGACTTGAAAGCCCTGCAGCAACGCATTCAACAGGGCCGGGAATTGTTCCTCGATCAGTTGCACAAGGCCAACAAGGCCTGGAGCAAAGCGTTCGACGATGAGGCTCAGTTGAGCGGCCTGGCGCCGCAATTCAAACAACAGCTGGCCAAACAGGCCCGCGAGGCCGGGCGCACGGGATGGCTGCTGACCCTCAGTGATGCATCGTTTGGCATCGTCACCAGCTACGCGGACAATCGTCTTTTGCGCAAAGAGGTTTACCTGGCCTACAGCACGCGCGCCTCGGACCAAGGCCCCGACGCTGGCCGGTTTGATAACAGCGAGGTGCTCAGACGGTTGCTGGAAGATCGTCGTCGATATGCCACGTTACTGGGTTATTCGAATTTCGCTCAAATGGTCATCGAGCCTGAGCAAGCCGAGTCTCCCGAACAGGTGATGGGGTTCTTGCGCGATCAGCTTGAACAACAACAGGACCTCTTTGCCCGCGACGCCGAACAGCTCAGGGCATTTGCCCGAAGGCAAGGTTTCACCGAGCTTCAACCTTGGGATTACCCATATCTGGTAGAAAAACTTCGTCAGCACACGGCCGGCATCTCGAAGCTGGCCCTCAGCGCCTGGTTCGAGCTGGAGTCCACCTTTTCACAGCTATTGCTGATCGCCAAGGATCTGTTTGGGGTGGACATTCTCGAACGCGCTGACGCGGCCACCTGGCATCCGGACGTGCGTCTTTTCGAAGTCCGCGAGTGGGACCAGACCATCGGCTACATCTATTTCGATCCGTTCGAGGATGCGAACAGAGACGGTTACCCGAACACCACCACCCTGCGAAACCGCCGCATCACGGCCGAGGGCCGGCCCCGACATCCCATCGCCGTGTTGCACGGCTGGCTGGCGCGCAGTTCAGATGCATCGCCGGTCTTGCTCGACCATCTGCAACTGCGAATTCTCTTTCATGAGTTCGGCCATTGCTTGCACCATGTGTTGACCCGCGCCGAGTATCGCGACGTATCGGGCATCACCGAGCTCTCCCGGGACACCTCGGAATTTGCCGGGGTGCTACTGGAACAATGGTGCTTTACCCGGCAATGCCTGGTCCGTTTGTCAAAGCATTACCAGACCGGCGCGGCCATGCCCGGTGCCGTCGCCGATCAGTTGCTGACCTTCGCCAACACTCAAGCCAGCTGGGAAACCGCCTCGCTGCTGCGCAACGCGCTGTTTGACATGGAACTGCACCTGACCCACGGCGATGGGCGCACGGCTCAGCAGGTATTCGATCAAGCCAGCGCCCAAGTCGGGCATCTGCCCGCATGGGGGAGCGAACGCTGGCCCAATGGCCTGGATTACATGGTGACCGGTTATGCGGCCCGGATTTACGCCTATGCCTGGTCAAAAGCGTTGGCAATCACCGCGTTCCAAAGGTTTGAGCAGGAGGGGTTGTTCAACGGGACAACAGGCCGGGCGTTGCGTGAAACAATATTCGGCCCTGGCGATTCAAGGCCTCTGGCCGAGTCCGTGGCAGCCTTTGCAGGGATGTCAGCCGTCAGGGTGAAGGGCGAATAA
- a CDS encoding YheV family putative zinc ribbon protein, whose product MSEGPVITKRRFIAGAVCPACSEPDKLMMWNEDGVPHRECVACGYSDTLNEQGLSVPKELGTRVNTSALKVPDAKVQAVQFFPNPKLKKKTD is encoded by the coding sequence ATGAGCGAGGGGCCTGTGATTACCAAAAGGCGCTTTATCGCCGGGGCAGTCTGCCCGGCGTGCAGCGAACCGGACAAGTTGATGATGTGGAACGAAGACGGCGTGCCGCACCGTGAGTGTGTGGCCTGCGGTTATTCCGACACGCTCAACGAACAAGGCCTGTCGGTGCCCAAGGAGTTGGGCACCCGGGTCAACACATCGGCGCTCAAAGTCCCGGACGCCAAGGTCCAGGCGGTACAGTTTTTCCCCAATCCCAAGTTGAAGAAAAAAACCGACTGA
- the prlC gene encoding oligopeptidase A has protein sequence MSVNNPLLQPYDLPPFSTIRAEHVQPAIEQILADNRAAIAEILKTQATQPTWAGLVLAMDELNDRLGAAWSPVSHLNAVRNSPELREAYEACLPALSAYSTELGQNRELFQAFEALANSPEAAGFDVAQKTILEHSLRDFRLSGIDLPPEQQQRYAEVQSKLSELGSRFSNQLLDATQAWTKHITSEAALAGLTDSAKAQMAAAAQAKELDGWLINLEFPSYYAVMTYAEDRALREEVYAAYCTRASDQGPNAGQNDNTPVMEEILDLRQELAQLLGFANFAELSLATKMAESSDQVLSFLRDLAKRSKPFAALDLEQLKAFAAEQGCPDLQSWDSGFYGEKLRQQRYSVAQEALRAYFPIDKVLSGLFAIVQRLYGIEIAELKGFDSWHPDVRLFEIKENGQHVGRFFFDLYARANKRGGAWMDGARDRRRTFDGVLQSPVANLVCNFTPADSGKPALLTHDEVTTLFHEFGHGLHHLLTRVEHAGVSGINGVAWDAVELPSQFMENWCWEPEGLALISGHYETGEPLPQDLLEKMLAAKNFQSGLMMVRQLEFSLFDFELHATHGDGRSVLQVLEGVRDEVSVMRPPAYNRFPNSFAHIFAGGYAAGYYSYKWAEVLSADAFSKFEEDGVLNADTGRAFREAILARGGSQEPMVLFVDFRGREPSIDALLRHSGLTEDAAA, from the coding sequence GTGAGCGTGAACAACCCTCTTTTGCAACCCTACGACCTGCCGCCGTTCTCGACGATCCGTGCCGAGCACGTGCAACCGGCCATCGAGCAGATCCTGGCTGACAACCGTGCCGCCATTGCCGAGATCCTCAAGACCCAGGCCACGCAGCCTACCTGGGCCGGCCTGGTGCTGGCGATGGACGAGCTCAATGATCGCCTGGGCGCGGCCTGGAGCCCGGTGAGCCATTTGAACGCCGTGCGCAACAGCCCGGAACTGCGCGAAGCCTACGAGGCCTGCCTGCCAGCGCTGAGTGCTTACTCCACGGAGCTGGGCCAGAACCGCGAGCTGTTCCAGGCCTTCGAAGCCCTGGCGAACAGCCCCGAAGCCGCCGGTTTCGACGTGGCGCAGAAAACCATCCTGGAACATTCCCTGCGGGACTTCCGTCTGTCGGGTATCGATCTGCCGCCCGAGCAGCAGCAACGCTATGCCGAAGTGCAAAGCAAACTGTCGGAACTGGGCAGCCGCTTCTCCAACCAGTTGCTGGACGCGACCCAAGCCTGGACCAAACACATCACCTCTGAGGCCGCCCTCGCCGGCCTGACCGACTCGGCCAAGGCGCAAATGGCCGCGGCCGCCCAGGCCAAAGAGCTGGACGGTTGGCTGATCAACCTGGAATTCCCCAGCTATTACGCGGTGATGACCTACGCCGAAGACCGCGCCCTGCGTGAAGAAGTCTATGCCGCGTACTGCACACGCGCGTCAGACCAAGGCCCCAACGCCGGTCAGAACGATAACACTCCGGTGATGGAAGAAATCCTCGACCTGCGCCAGGAATTGGCCCAACTGCTGGGCTTCGCCAACTTCGCCGAGTTGAGCCTGGCGACCAAAATGGCCGAATCCAGCGATCAGGTGCTCAGTTTCCTGCGCGACCTGGCCAAGCGCAGCAAACCATTCGCCGCCCTGGATCTGGAACAGCTGAAGGCGTTCGCCGCCGAACAGGGCTGCCCCGACCTGCAAAGCTGGGACAGCGGCTTCTACGGTGAAAAACTGCGCCAGCAGCGTTACAGCGTGGCCCAGGAAGCCCTGCGCGCCTACTTCCCGATCGACAAGGTACTGAGCGGCCTGTTCGCCATCGTGCAGCGCCTCTACGGCATCGAGATCGCCGAACTGAAAGGTTTCGACAGCTGGCATCCGGACGTGCGCCTGTTCGAAATCAAGGAGAACGGCCAGCACGTCGGCCGCTTCTTCTTCGATCTCTACGCGCGCGCCAACAAGCGCGGCGGCGCCTGGATGGACGGCGCCCGCGACCGTCGGCGCACCTTCGATGGCGTGCTGCAAAGCCCGGTCGCCAACCTGGTGTGCAACTTCACCCCGGCCGACAGCGGCAAACCCGCGCTGCTGACCCACGACGAAGTCACCACCCTGTTCCACGAGTTCGGCCATGGCCTGCACCACCTGCTGACCCGCGTCGAACATGCCGGCGTGTCCGGCATCAACGGCGTGGCCTGGGATGCCGTGGAGCTGCCGAGCCAGTTCATGGAAAACTGGTGCTGGGAGCCCGAAGGCCTGGCGCTGATTTCCGGTCACTATGAAACCGGCGAACCGCTGCCCCAGGACCTGCTGGAAAAAATGCTCGCGGCGAAAAACTTCCAGTCCGGCCTGATGATGGTCCGCCAACTGGAGTTCTCGCTGTTCGACTTCGAGCTGCACGCCACCCATGGCGATGGACGCAGCGTGCTGCAAGTGCTCGAAGGCGTGCGCGACGAAGTCTCGGTGATGCGTCCACCGGCCTACAACCGCTTCCCCAACAGCTTTGCCCACATCTTCGCCGGCGGTTATGCGGCGGGCTACTACAGCTATAAGTGGGCGGAAGTGTTGTCGGCCGATGCGTTCTCCAAGTTCGAAGAGGACGGCGTGCTCAACGCCGACACCGGTCGCGCCTTCCGTGAAGCGATCCTGGCCCGTGGCGGCTCCCAGGAGCCGATGGTGCTGTTCGTCGACTTCCGTGGCCGTGAGCCATCGATTGACGCACTCTTGCGCCACAGCGGCCTGACCGAGGACGCAGCAGCATGA
- a CDS encoding gamma carbonic anhydrase family protein, translating into MTLRTYQNHRPRLARGAFVDSTAVVIGDVEIGEDSSVWPLTVIRGDMHRIRIGARTSVQDGCVLHITHAGPFNPDGFPLLIGDDVTIAHKVMLHGCSVGSRVLIGMGSIVMDGAVVEDDVIIGAGSLVPPGKRLESGFLYVGSPVKQARPLTDKERAFFTYSAANYVKLKDLHLAEGYDQA; encoded by the coding sequence GTGACCCTTCGCACGTACCAGAATCACCGCCCACGGCTTGCCCGCGGCGCTTTTGTCGACAGCACCGCGGTGGTGATCGGCGACGTTGAAATCGGCGAAGACAGCTCCGTCTGGCCGCTGACGGTCATTCGCGGCGACATGCACCGCATCCGTATCGGTGCCCGTACCAGCGTCCAGGATGGCTGCGTGCTGCACATCACCCACGCCGGCCCCTTCAATCCCGATGGCTTCCCGCTGCTGATCGGCGATGACGTGACCATTGCCCACAAGGTCATGCTCCATGGCTGCTCGGTGGGCAGCCGGGTCTTGATCGGCATGGGCAGCATCGTCATGGACGGCGCGGTGGTTGAAGATGACGTGATCATCGGCGCCGGCAGCCTTGTACCGCCGGGCAAACGCCTGGAGAGCGGCTTCCTGTATGTAGGCAGCCCGGTAAAACAGGCCCGGCCGCTGACCGACAAGGAACGCGCTTTTTTCACCTACAGCGCGGCGAACTACGTGAAGCTCAAGGACCTGCATCTGGCCGAAGGCTACGACCAGGCCTGA
- a CDS encoding HAD family hydrolase yields MHYPTVLFDLDGTLTDPREGITRSIQFALSQLGIDEPDLTRLEHFIGPPLLQAFMQFYDFDEAKAWEAVNFYRERFKVTGLYENRVFDGVMPLLETLGEQGRQLYIATSKPWVFAREIARHFDFARHFKVIYGSELDGTRTDKVELIAHLMAEEGLDPANTLMIGDRKHDLIGARSNGLDAAAVGYGFGSYEELNAEGPAYHFQTLDELHRAFLQG; encoded by the coding sequence ATGCATTACCCAACCGTACTCTTCGACCTCGACGGCACCCTCACCGACCCCCGCGAGGGCATCACCCGTTCGATCCAGTTCGCCCTGAGCCAACTGGGCATCGACGAACCCGACCTGACCCGTCTCGAGCACTTTATCGGCCCGCCACTGTTGCAGGCCTTCATGCAGTTTTATGACTTCGATGAGGCGAAAGCCTGGGAGGCGGTGAATTTCTATCGCGAACGCTTCAAAGTCACCGGGTTGTACGAAAACCGCGTCTTCGACGGTGTGATGCCCCTGCTGGAAACCCTGGGCGAGCAGGGCCGGCAGTTGTACATCGCCACCTCCAAACCCTGGGTCTTCGCCCGCGAAATCGCCCGCCACTTTGACTTCGCCCGGCACTTCAAAGTGATCTATGGCAGTGAGCTGGACGGTACGCGCACCGACAAAGTTGAGTTGATTGCTCACCTGATGGCTGAAGAAGGGCTCGACCCGGCGAATACCTTGATGATTGGCGACCGCAAACACGATTTGATTGGCGCTCGTAGCAATGGGCTGGATGCCGCGGCGGTGGGCTATGGGTTTGGCAGTTATGAGGAGCTGAATGCCGAGGGCCCGGCGTATCACTTTCAGACCCTGGATGAGTTGCATCGGGCATTTTTGCAGGGGTAG
- a CDS encoding aminopeptidase, with protein MIRPHPSHRLLDRVFRILFPGLLLLLLNGCASVGYYSQLASGQLRLLQAREPIDQVIADPARDPTLRAHLAQARAARTFASAQLHLPDNKSYRLYADIGRPFVVWNVFATPEFSLAPQNHCFPIAGCVAYRGYYSQGAARGEAALQRLRGMDVAIGGVEAYSTLGWFNDPILSSMMHWGDERLATLIFHELAHQRFYVKDDTEFNESFATFVEQQGTRQWRASRGLAPDNGKRMRQREQFIQLVLDTRQRLEQLYTQPLPAEQMRQRKAQEFERLRADYQRLRDTRWAGDKRYDAWVYAPLNNARLLPFGLYSQWVPAFAALFQQEGGDWVAFYAAVEKLGSLPIDERKAALKALAGSKSSGD; from the coding sequence TTGATCAGGCCGCATCCAAGCCATCGGTTACTCGACCGTGTTTTCCGGATTTTGTTTCCAGGCCTCCTGCTTTTGTTACTCAACGGTTGTGCAAGCGTGGGTTACTACAGTCAGCTCGCCAGTGGACAGCTACGGCTGTTGCAGGCCCGCGAGCCAATCGACCAAGTGATTGCCGACCCCGCCCGTGATCCCACATTGCGGGCTCATCTGGCCCAGGCGCGTGCGGCACGAACGTTTGCCAGTGCGCAGCTGCACCTGCCGGACAACAAAAGCTACCGCCTGTATGCGGACATTGGCCGCCCATTCGTGGTCTGGAATGTCTTCGCCACGCCAGAATTTTCCCTGGCCCCGCAAAACCACTGTTTCCCCATCGCCGGTTGCGTGGCCTATCGCGGCTACTACAGCCAGGGCGCCGCCCGTGGCGAGGCAGCCTTGCAACGCTTGCGGGGCATGGATGTGGCGATTGGTGGCGTAGAGGCCTACTCGACGCTGGGCTGGTTCAACGACCCGATCCTGAGCTCAATGATGCACTGGGGCGACGAACGCCTGGCGACGCTGATCTTTCATGAACTGGCGCACCAGCGCTTCTACGTAAAGGACGACACCGAATTCAATGAATCCTTTGCCACCTTCGTCGAACAGCAAGGCACCCGGCAATGGCGCGCCAGTCGCGGGCTGGCCCCGGACAATGGCAAACGGATGCGCCAGCGCGAGCAATTCATCCAACTGGTCCTGGACACGCGTCAGCGGCTGGAACAGCTCTATACCCAACCCCTGCCAGCCGAACAGATGCGCCAGCGCAAGGCCCAGGAGTTCGAGCGCCTGCGCGCTGATTATCAGCGACTGCGCGACACCCGGTGGGCAGGCGACAAACGCTACGACGCCTGGGTCTATGCGCCGCTGAACAATGCACGGCTATTGCCGTTCGGGTTGTATAGCCAGTGGGTGCCAGCGTTTGCGGCGCTGTTTCAACAGGAAGGCGGAGACTGGGTTGCGTTTTATGCCGCAGTGGAAAAGCTTGGCAGTTTGCCGATTGATGAGCGCAAAGCGGCACTGAAGGCGCTGGCAGGATCGAAAAGTTCTGGTGATTGA
- a CDS encoding DUF1161 domain-containing protein: MKRFALAVISCALATSALAAPKSCGELKAEIEAKIQANNVPSYTLEIVTNDEVHDENMVVGSCENGTKKIIYQKNDS; encoded by the coding sequence ATGAAACGATTCGCCCTGGCGGTCATCAGTTGCGCATTGGCCACGTCGGCCCTCGCGGCCCCCAAGTCCTGTGGAGAACTGAAAGCTGAAATCGAAGCGAAGATCCAGGCGAATAACGTGCCTTCCTACACATTGGAAATCGTGACCAATGATGAAGTGCATGATGAAAATATGGTCGTGGGCAGTTGCGAAAACGGCACCAAAAAGATCATCTACCAGAAGAACGACAGCTAA
- a CDS encoding OsmC family protein: MAIIKKASAHWEGDLKTGIGSISTETGVLREAPYGFKARFEGGKGTNPEELIGAAHAGCFSMAFSMILGEAGLTASSIDTNADVTLDQVEGGFAITAVKLTLKAKIPGASQEQFEELSNKAKEGCPVSKVLNAKITLDATLVS; encoded by the coding sequence ATGGCTATCATCAAGAAAGCATCGGCTCATTGGGAAGGTGACCTGAAAACCGGCATCGGCTCCATCTCCACGGAAACCGGCGTGCTGCGCGAAGCCCCCTATGGCTTCAAGGCGCGCTTCGAAGGCGGCAAGGGCACCAACCCGGAAGAACTGATCGGCGCGGCCCATGCGGGCTGCTTCTCCATGGCGTTTTCGATGATCCTTGGCGAGGCTGGGCTCACAGCCAGCAGTATCGATACCAACGCCGATGTCACCCTCGATCAGGTCGAGGGCGGTTTTGCGATTACGGCAGTGAAACTGACGCTTAAAGCGAAGATCCCCGGCGCCAGCCAGGAGCAATTCGAAGAGCTGAGCAACAAGGCCAAGGAAGGTTGCCCGGTTTCCAAAGTGCTGAACGCCAAGATTACGCTGGATGCGACGCTGGTGAGCTGA
- a CDS encoding LLM class flavin-dependent oxidoreductase has translation MKQLSEVKFSTLDLVPVRADGNAAQSLRNSLDLAQHVEKYGYTRFWVAEHHNMDGIASSATAVLLGYLAGGTSTIRVGSGGVMLPNHAPLIIAEQFGTLESLYPGRIDLGLGRAPGSDQMTARALRRERSGSADDFPEDVAELMRYLGPRTPDQRIIAMPGTGTNVPVWLLGSSLFSAQLAGERGLPYAFASHFAPRYMHEAIRIYRNHFKPSAVLDKPYVMLGVPLVAADTDEQADYLATSVYQRILALMRGQSLVQRPPVETMNGLWLPHEKEAVGDFLGLAMVGGPQKIRAKLEVLIEQTQADELIFTSDLYEHADRLHSYELLAQVMKG, from the coding sequence ATGAAACAGCTGTCCGAAGTGAAGTTCTCGACCCTCGACCTCGTGCCTGTGCGCGCTGATGGCAACGCTGCCCAGTCCTTGCGCAACTCGCTGGACCTGGCGCAGCACGTGGAAAAATACGGCTACACCCGCTTCTGGGTCGCCGAGCACCACAACATGGATGGCATCGCCAGCTCCGCGACGGCGGTCCTGCTGGGCTATCTGGCGGGGGGCACTTCGACCATTCGGGTCGGCTCCGGCGGCGTGATGCTGCCCAACCATGCGCCGTTGATCATCGCCGAACAGTTCGGCACGCTCGAAAGCCTCTATCCAGGCCGTATTGATCTTGGCCTGGGGCGCGCGCCCGGGTCCGATCAGATGACTGCCCGGGCGTTGCGTCGCGAGCGCTCCGGTAGCGCGGACGATTTCCCTGAAGACGTGGCCGAACTGATGCGCTACCTCGGCCCACGTACGCCGGATCAACGCATCATCGCCATGCCCGGCACCGGGACCAACGTGCCGGTCTGGCTGCTGGGCTCGAGCCTGTTCAGTGCGCAACTGGCCGGCGAGCGCGGCTTGCCCTACGCCTTCGCTTCCCATTTCGCACCGCGCTACATGCATGAGGCGATCCGTATTTATCGCAATCACTTCAAGCCGTCGGCGGTGCTCGACAAGCCTTACGTGATGCTCGGCGTGCCTTTGGTGGCAGCCGACACGGACGAACAGGCTGATTACCTGGCGACCTCTGTGTATCAGCGGATCCTGGCCCTGATGCGTGGCCAGAGCCTGGTGCAGCGCCCGCCTGTGGAAACCATGAACGGTCTCTGGTTGCCCCATGAGAAAGAGGCGGTTGGTGACTTCCTGGGCCTGGCCATGGTCGGCGGCCCGCAGAAAATTCGCGCCAAGCTCGAAGTGCTGATCGAGCAAACCCAGGCCGATGAATTGATCTTCACCAGCGACCTGTATGAGCATGCTGATCGCCTGCACTCCTATGAGTTGCTGGCGCAGGTCATGAAAGGCTGA
- a CDS encoding DUF1161 domain-containing protein, with amino-acid sequence MKNLMLALGLLSLAGTAFAAGKPCEELKSEIAAKIDAKGASGYTLEIVDKGTATDGDVVGSCEGGTKEIVYKKG; translated from the coding sequence ATGAAAAATTTGATGTTGGCCCTGGGTTTGCTGAGCCTTGCGGGTACTGCGTTTGCCGCCGGCAAGCCATGCGAGGAGCTGAAAAGCGAGATCGCAGCGAAAATCGATGCCAAAGGTGCATCGGGTTATACGCTGGAAATTGTCGATAAGGGTACGGCTACTGACGGAGACGTCGTCGGCTCCTGCGAAGGCGGCACGAAGGAAATCGTCTACAAGAAGGGCTGA
- a CDS encoding dodecin yields the protein MSDHHTYKKVELVGSSPTSIEDAINNALAEASKSLKHLEWFEVTETRGHIENGRAAHFQVTIKVGFRIANS from the coding sequence ATGAGTGATCACCACACGTACAAAAAAGTCGAACTGGTCGGCTCCTCTCCCACCAGCATCGAAGACGCCATCAACAATGCGCTGGCCGAAGCCAGCAAAAGCCTCAAGCACCTGGAGTGGTTCGAAGTCACGGAAACCCGCGGACACATCGAAAATGGCCGGGCCGCGCACTTTCAGGTGACCATTAAAGTCGGCTTCCGCATTGCCAATAGCTGA